A window from Xiphophorus maculatus strain JP 163 A chromosome 17, X_maculatus-5.0-male, whole genome shotgun sequence encodes these proteins:
- the LOC102233803 gene encoding shaker-related potassium channel tsha2-like, giving the protein MTVVPGENLDETVALAALSAQDVYDPERADNQECCERVVINISGLRFETQLKTLAQFPATLLGDPRKRMRFFDPLRNEYFFDRNRPSFDAILYYYQSGGRLRRPVNVPVDIFMEEIKFYELGEEVIENFKEDEGFIKEEERPLPENEFQRQVWLLFEYPESSGPARGIAIVSVLVILISIVIFCLETLPEFREEARIFDGVIPTNRTAGAEPPNPFTDPFFIVETLCIIWFSFELLVRFLACPSKPAFFKNIMNTIDIVAIMPYFITLGLELAEHQGNGQQAMSLAILRVIRLVRVFRIFKLSRHSKGLQILGKTLQASMRELGLLIFFLFIGVILFSSAVYFAETDDPESGFSSIPDAFWWAVVSMTTVGYGDMCPVTIGGKIVGSLCAIAGVLTIALPVPVIVSNFNYFYHRETEHEEQFQYTHVTCGQQQAPFGEFKRSDSRPSLSKSDYPDSEDADSVKYTNCSPHKAYGGKLTDV; this is encoded by the coding sequence ATGACCGTGGTGCCCGGGGAGAACCTGGATGAGACGGTGGCACTGGCCGCGCTGTCCGCCCAGGATGTGTACGACCCGGAGCGAGCCGACAACCAGGAGTGCTGCGAGCGGGTGGTCATCAACATCTCCGGGCTGCGCTTCGAGACGCAGCTGAAGACCCTGGCCCAGTTTCCCGCCACTCTGCTGGGGGACCCGCGCAAAAGGATGCGGTTCTTCGATCCGCTCAGGAACGAGTACTTCTTTGACCGGAACCGACCCAGCTTCGATGCCATCCTGTACTACTACCAGTCTGGCGGACGGCTCCGGAGACCCGTCAACGTGCCGGTGGACATCTTCATGGAGGAGATCAAGTTCTACGAGCTGGGGGAGGAGGTAATCGAGAACTTTAAGGAGGATGAAGGGTTCATCAAGGAGGAGGAGCGGCCGCTGCCGGAGAACGAGTTCCAGCGGCAGGTCTGGCTCCTGTTCGAGTACCCCGAGAGCTCCGGACCCGCTCGGGGCATCGCCATCGTCTCCGTGCTGGTCATCCTCATCTCCATCGTCATCTTCTGCTTGGAGACCTTACCCGAGTTCAGGGAGGAGGCCCGGATCTTTGATGGGGTGATTCCGACAAACCGCACCGCCGGCGCCGAGCCGCCGAACCCGTTCACGGACCCATTCTTCATTGTGGAGACGCTCTGCATCATCTGGTTCTCCTTCGAGCTGCTGGTCCGGTTCCTCGCCTGCCCCAGCAAGCCCGCCTTCTTCAAGAACATCATGAACACCATCGACATCGTGGCCATCATGCCCTACTTCATCACGCTGGGGCTGGAGCTGGCGGAGCACCAGGGCAACGGCCAGCAGGCCATGTCACTGGCCATCCTGAGGGTCATCCGCCTGGTCCGGGTCTTCCGCATCTTCAAGCTCTCGCGGCACTCCAAGGGGCTGCAGATCCTGGGGAAGACGCTGCAGGCCAGCATGCGGGAACTGGGCCtcctcatcttcttcctcttcatcgGGGTCATCCTCTTCTCCAGCGCCGTGTACTTCGCGGAGACCGACGACCCGGAGTCGGGCTTCAGCAGCATCCCGGACGCCTTCTGGTGGGCCGTGGTTTCCATGACGACGGTGGGCTACGGCGACATGTGTCCAGTGACCATCGGTGGGAAGATCGTGGGCTCCCTGTGCGCCATCGCCGGGGTCCTGACGATCGCGCTTCCGGTTCCGGTCATCGTCTCCAACTTCAACTACTTCTACCACCGGGAGACCGAGCACGAGGAGCAGTTCCAGTACACGCACGTGACCTGCGGGCAGCAGCAGGCGCCGTTCGGCGAGTTCAAGCGGAGCGACAGCCGGCCGTCGCTGTCCAAGTCCGACTACCCGGACAGCGAGGACGCGGACTCCGTCAAGTACACGAACTGCAGCCCGCACAAGGCGTACGGCGGGAAGCTGACGGACGTCTGA